The DNA region CATCTGCTATTTATGCACTTATCCTGCAGTTTATCTCATTTTTCTGTTGCATATCAACTTTGATCCTAAGAAAATCACATTACCTGCCAACAAAATCGTGAACTGCAGACCCAATTCACCTTTACTAAAAAAGTCGAACAGTGCCCAGACTAATAAGGCTAGATCATAAAACACAAAGGCATAAACTGCTGACTTCTCATTTTGAAATCTTTCCATCTCATCTACTTTTTCCATGTTCATTTATTTCCTCCTTTACATAGTTTTATCAATACTATGAATATGTTAGAAGATTTTTGGGTGTTTTATTATAAACTGATACTTTTACAGTAACTTTGTTAATCTTGATAAATGAAAACATCTTCAATCTGTATTTTAAAGAATTTAGCTATTTTAAAAGCTAAAATCAGTGAAGGATCGTATTTTTCTTTTTCTATGGCGATTATGGTCTGTCTGGTTACTCCCAATTTTTTGGCAAGTTCCTCTTGAGTTAAATCCTGCACAGCCCTGTATACCTTGAGATTATTCTTCATGTGAATCAGGACCCATATTTTTTATTGTAATATCCATAGAAAATGTAGTATATAGCTAAAAGGGCAACTGCCGCGTAAGAAAGAGTAAAACCTGCCT from Methanobacterium petrolearium includes:
- a CDS encoding helix-turn-helix transcriptional regulator, with the protein product MKNNLKVYRAVQDLTQEELAKKLGVTRQTIIAIEKEKYDPSLILAFKIAKFFKIQIEDVFIYQD